GTGCCGCTCGGCCGTTACGCGCAGCCGGAGGAGATCGCCGCGACGGTGCGGTTCCTCGCCTCGGACGACGCCTCGTACATCACTGGAGCCGTCATCCCCGTTGACGGCGGACTGGGAATGGGTCACTGATCACCATGAGCGGAATCCTCGAGGGCAAGCGCGTCCTGATCACCGGTGTGCTGATGGAGTCCTCCATCGCCTTCCACGCGGCCAAGCTGGCCCAGGAGCAGGGCGCCGAGATCATCCTGACCGCGTTCCCGCGGCCCACGCTGACCGAGCGCATCGCCAGGAAGCTGCCCAAGCCCACCAAGGTCATCGAGCTGGACGTCACCAACGACGAGCACCTCGGCCGGCTGGCCGACATCGTCGGCGAGGAGCTGGGCGGCCTCGACGGCGTCGTGCACTCCATCGGCTTCGCGCCGCAGGACGCGCTCGGCGGCAACTTCCTCAACACGCCGTTCGAGTCCGTGGCCACCGCCATGCACGTCTCGGCGTACTCCCTGAAGTCGCTCACCATGGCCTGCCTGCCGCTGATGCAGAACGGCGGCTCGGTCGTCGGCCTCACCTTCGACGCGCAGTTCGCGTGGCCGCAGTACGACTGGATGGGCCCGGCCAAGGCCGCCCTGGAGGCGACCAACCGCTACATGGCGCGCGACCTGGGCAAGCAGAACATCCGCTGCAACCTCATCTCCGCGGGCCCGATCGGCTCCATGGCAGCCAAGTCCATCCCGGGCTTCAGCGAGCTGGCCTCCGTGTGGGACTCCCGGTCCCCGCTGGAGTGGGACCTGAAGGACCCGGAGCCGGCGGGCCGCGGCATCGTCGCCCTGCTGAGCGACTGGTTCCCGAAGACCACCGGCGAGATCATCCACGTCGACGGCGGTCTGCACGCGATCGGCGCGTGACCGCCGCCGAGGCGTGACCGACGGCTGAGGCCCGCACCCCTTCGGGGGGCGCGGGCCTCAGCCGTACCGTAGGGGCTCAGGGAGACCGAGGCGCGCGGGCGTCACCCGTTCGGTTGCCCGGCCGGGCGCGCACCGGACCGGGCGGCGCACTCTGGCATTACGCGCCCACACGCGCGTTCCTCCGCAGCCCGGCAGAGGAGGTCCCCCTTGTGCGCCTGTCCCGCAGCCTGGCCCCGGTGACGGTGGCCGTGGCCCTCGTGCTCTCCCTGCCGTACGACGCGATGCCGTACGCGCGTGTGGACGACGGGAAGCCCCACGCGCGCGTGGACGACGGAAAGCCGGCCGCGCCGGACCTCTTCGGGGCCGCCTGCCGTACGGCCGTCCACGGCTCCCATGTGGTGGCCTACTGCCACAATCCCTATGTCGACACCGATCGCCTGCGACTGCACATCGAGTGCGCCCGCTGGTGGGACATCGACACCGACAGCGCACCGGTGGACACCGGACCCGCCATGACCGTACGGCTCACGGGCCGGTGCTGGAAGGAAGTCCGGTCCGTCTGGATCAGCCACCAGAACGAGCACTGAACCGGCCCGGCCGGCACAGGAACGGATAGCTGGCGGCCTCGGTCGCCGCCGCCTCCGCGTCACCGGTGCGGATCGCGTCCACCAGGCGCGCGTGATCCATGTGCGTCTCCGGTGTCAGCTCCGCGCCCACGTCCGCGCGCAGCCAGTCCCGCAGCACCTCGCCCAGATCGGCGTACATCGCCGTCATCGCGTCGTTGTGGGAGGCGGCCACGACGGCCAGGTGGAAGGTGGCGTCGGCGGTCACGAAGGCCTCCGCCTCGCCCGTCTCCCAGGCCACCTCGCGCCGCTCCAGCAGCGCGTCCAGCTGCTTGAGGTCCTTCTCGGTACGGCGCTCGGCGGCCAGCTTCGCCGCGGCCGACTCCAGCGCGGCGCGCAGCTCCGCGATGTGCCGGGGGTCGGCCTCGGCGAACCGCCGGTGCATCACACCGGCGAGCTCGCTCGTGGCCACCACATAGGTGCCGGAGCCCTGCCGGATGTCCAGCAGACCGTTGTGGGCGAGCGCGCGAACGGCCTCACGGACGGTGTTGCGGGCCACTCCGAGCTGCTCCACCAGTTCCGGCTCGGTCGGGATGCGTGAGCCGACCGGCCACTCGCCGGAGGTGATCTGGTTGCGCAATGCGGCGATGACCTGCTCGGACAGCGCCGAACGGCGCGGGTGGCTCAGAGGCATGGCACACCTTCGCACGACGGGCCGGGGCGGAGAGGTCCCCGGGATGGACAGTCAATCATCCCATGATTCTATGATGGGTCTCATGGCTAGTGAGGAAACCAGGACAGTGGAGACCCGTGCGGCGATGTCACCGACCGAACGCGGTACGACAGCCGCGGCGAGCACCCCCGAGACGACCCCCGGCGCGGGCCGCACGCGCGCGTGGGCGAGCCGCCTGGTCGTCGTCGGCATCGTGCTGTCCGCGCTGAACCTCCGCCCGGCCATCACCAGCCTCGGCGCGCTCCTGGAGGAGGTCCGCGACGGGCTCGGCATGAGCGGCAGCGTGGCCGGACTGCTCACCTCCGTGCCCCCGCTGTGCTTCGCGGTCTTCGGCATCACCGCGCCCCGGCTGGCCCGCCGGTTCGGGGCGTCCGCCGTGGTGTGCGCCGGCATGGCCGCCATCACCGCGGGCCTGCTGATACGGCCGTTCGCCGGCAGCACGGCCGGCTTCCTGGCCGCCAGCGCGCTCGCCCTGATGGGCATCGCCGTCAGCAACGTGCTCATGCCGGTCATCGTCAAGCGCTGGTTCCCCGACCGGGTCGGCTCCATGACCGGCCTGTACTCGATGGCCCTCGCCCTCGGCACCTCCCTCGCCGCCGCGGTGACCGTGCCCCTGACCGACGCCATGGGCGGCGGCTGGCAGTCCGGCCTCGCCGTGTGGGCCGCCCTCGCGGGCGCCGCCGTACTGCCCTGGCTGCCGCTCGTACGGGACCGCGGCACCGCGTCCGCACGGCCGCGGCAGCGCCCGGCCCAGGCAGAGCGCGCGGAGGAACGGCACGCGCCCGTGCGCATCACCCGCAGCCGCACCGCCTGGGCGCTCGCGGTCTTCTTCGGCCTCCAGGCCACCGCCGCCTACATCACCATGGGCTGGATGCCGCAGATCTTCCGGGACGCCGGCGTCCCGGCCGGCACCGCGGGTGTGCTGCTCGCCGTCACCATGGTGATGGGCGTGCCGCTGGCCTTCGTCATCCCGCGGGTCGCCACCCGGCTGCCCCACCAGGGGCCGATCGTGCTGGTCCTGGGCGCGTGCGGCCTCGCCGGATACTCCGGCCTGTACGTCGCACCGGCCGCCGGCGCCTGGGCCTGGGCGCTGCTGCTCGGCGTCTCCAACTGCGCCTTCCCGCTGGCCCTGACGATGGTCGGCATGCGGGCCAGGAGCGGGCCCGGCGTGGCCCAGCTGTCCGCGTTCGCGCAGAGCACCGGCTATCTGATCTCCATTCCCGGCCCGCTGCTGGTCGGCGTGCTCTACCAGCACAGCGGCGGCTGGGGACTGCCGATCGCCCTCATGGCGGGCCTGATGCTGCCGCAGATGGCGGTCGGCTTCCTGGCGGGCCGCGACCGCACGGTCGAGGACGAGGCGACCGCACGCTGACCCGGGGAGGGGACGGGGGTGCGATACGCGGGTGGGTGTGGTCCGGGGCCGGAGGGGGCGTGCACGGACTCCCGGCCAGGGCGGTGGGGATGTGCTGACGCGGTGGCTGTGGGCCGGTGGGCCGGTGGGCCTGTGGCGCTGGGCGAACCGACCGCCCCGGCCGACCCCCGCTGAGCGGAGGGTGCGAGACTGGGCGCATGCAGCCTGTGCTCGACCCGAACCCGCAGAACGGCCAGAAGAAGATGCTGCTCGTCTTCGGCTCGTTCCTCGCCATCTTCGTGATCATCGCCGTCATCGCGACCCTCGCCTCCCCCTGACGGCCGGTCCCGGCCCGCGTCTTCCGGCGGGTGGTGGGGCTAGCCCCACCATCCCCTAGGGGGTGAGGGTCAGGGTCAACTGGGTGGAAGTCCGGATGGGTTGGCGGCCCCGGATTCCGTAGCTTCGAGTGGTGACCGCGACACCCGGTCATGACCCGCGCGAAGACCCACGGAGGCGATCATGTCGGCCCACACCCACTCCCGGCCTCACCCGGCGACCGCGGGCGGCGTCGACATGCGGCTGCCCTGGTGGGCCCTCGCCCTGCCCGCGCTCGCCTTCGTCGCGCTCCTGGCGCTGATACTGAACCCGTCGGACGCGCACGCGGCGAGCGGCGACCCGGCGATCACGCACCTCTTCGAGCGCGCCCATCAGCTCCTCGCGCGCTGACCCGGAGCCCCCGTACGCGGTGAATCCGCATGTCAACTCCCTGCGCCGCCTGGCCTGTTTCATGCGAAGCTGGATCTCATGAGCGCCGCAGAACCTCGCAGGATCGTCCTCTTCCGGCATGCGAAAGCCGACTGGCCCCAGGTGTCCGATCATGAGCGCCCGCTCGCCGAGCGCGGCCGCATGGACGCCGCGGTCGCCGGACGCAAGCTGGCCGACACCGGTATCACCTTCGACCTGGCCCTGTGCTCCACCGCGACCCGGACCCGCGAGACCTGGAAGCTCGCCGTCCACGAGCTGGCGCACCGGCCGAAGACCGTCTACGAGGAGCGGGTCTACGACGCCTCGCCCGGCGAGCTGATCGCCGTGTTCAACGAGACCCCGGACGACGTGCGGAACGTGATCCTCATCGGCCACAACCCGGGCGTCCACGGTCTGGCCGACATCCTGTCCGGCACGGCCGAGGGCGACGCCCGCGAGCGGATGGAGCGCCGCGGCTTCCCGGCGGCCGGCTTCGCGCTGCTGTCCTTCGACGGCCCCTGGAAGAGCCTGGAGCCGGGCGTGGCCACCCTGACGGACTACTGGGCACCCGCCGAGTGACCCCACCTCGTACGTAAGGTCCCGGCACCTGCGTGGTACCGGGCCCTCACGCATCCCGACATCCGGGCCGACGGCCCGAGGGAGGGGGCCGGCTCAGTCCTCGTCGTGCGTGTCGGCCGCCTCGACCTCTTCGCGGGTGACGCCCAGCAGATACAGGACCGTGTCGAGGAAGGGGAAGTTCACCGCCGTGTGCGCCGCCTCGCGGACCACCGGCTTGGCGTTGAAGGCCACGCCCAGACCGGCCGCGTTCAGCATGTCCAGGTCGTTGGCGCCGTCGCCGATCGCCACCGTCTGCGACAGCGGCACCCCCGCCTCCGCGGCGAACCGGCGCAGCAGCCGCGCCTTGCCCGCGCGGTCCACGATCTCGCCGGTGACCCGGCCGGTGAGCTTGCCGTCGACGATCTCCAGCGTGTTGGCCTGCGCGAAGTCCAGACCCAACCGTTCCTTCAGATCGTCCGTGACCTGGGTGAAGCCACCCGAGACGACACCGACTTGGTAGCCGAGCCGCTTCAGCGTGCGGATCAGGGTGCGCGCGCCCGGCGTCAGCCGGACCTCGTTGCGCACCTTCTCCACCACGGACGCCTCCAGCCCCTCCAGCAGCGCCACGCGCGCGTGCAGCGACTGCTCGAAGTCCAGCTCCCCGCGCATCGCCGCCGCCGTCACCTCGGCGACCTTGTCCTCGCAGCCGGCGTGCGCCGCGAACAGCTCGATGACCTCGTCCTGGATCAGGGTGGAGTCCACGTCCATCACCACGAGCCGCTGAGCGCGCCGGT
Above is a genomic segment from Streptomyces fodineus containing:
- the fabI gene encoding enoyl-ACP reductase FabI translates to MSGILEGKRVLITGVLMESSIAFHAAKLAQEQGAEIILTAFPRPTLTERIARKLPKPTKVIELDVTNDEHLGRLADIVGEELGGLDGVVHSIGFAPQDALGGNFLNTPFESVATAMHVSAYSLKSLTMACLPLMQNGGSVVGLTFDAQFAWPQYDWMGPAKAALEATNRYMARDLGKQNIRCNLISAGPIGSMAAKSIPGFSELASVWDSRSPLEWDLKDPEPAGRGIVALLSDWFPKTTGEIIHVDGGLHAIGA
- a CDS encoding FadR/GntR family transcriptional regulator, translated to MPLSHPRRSALSEQVIAALRNQITSGEWPVGSRIPTEPELVEQLGVARNTVREAVRALAHNGLLDIRQGSGTYVVATSELAGVMHRRFAEADPRHIAELRAALESAAAKLAAERRTEKDLKQLDALLERREVAWETGEAEAFVTADATFHLAVVAASHNDAMTAMYADLGEVLRDWLRADVGAELTPETHMDHARLVDAIRTGDAEAAATEAASYPFLCRPGRFSARSGG
- a CDS encoding CynX/NimT family MFS transporter, coding for MSPTERGTTAAASTPETTPGAGRTRAWASRLVVVGIVLSALNLRPAITSLGALLEEVRDGLGMSGSVAGLLTSVPPLCFAVFGITAPRLARRFGASAVVCAGMAAITAGLLIRPFAGSTAGFLAASALALMGIAVSNVLMPVIVKRWFPDRVGSMTGLYSMALALGTSLAAAVTVPLTDAMGGGWQSGLAVWAALAGAAVLPWLPLVRDRGTASARPRQRPAQAERAEERHAPVRITRSRTAWALAVFFGLQATAAYITMGWMPQIFRDAGVPAGTAGVLLAVTMVMGVPLAFVIPRVATRLPHQGPIVLVLGACGLAGYSGLYVAPAAGAWAWALLLGVSNCAFPLALTMVGMRARSGPGVAQLSAFAQSTGYLISIPGPLLVGVLYQHSGGWGLPIALMAGLMLPQMAVGFLAGRDRTVEDEATAR
- a CDS encoding SGM_5486 family transporter-associated protein, with product MQPVLDPNPQNGQKKMLLVFGSFLAIFVIIAVIATLASP
- a CDS encoding SixA phosphatase family protein; this encodes MSAAEPRRIVLFRHAKADWPQVSDHERPLAERGRMDAAVAGRKLADTGITFDLALCSTATRTRETWKLAVHELAHRPKTVYEERVYDASPGELIAVFNETPDDVRNVILIGHNPGVHGLADILSGTAEGDARERMERRGFPAAGFALLSFDGPWKSLEPGVATLTDYWAPAE
- the serB gene encoding phosphoserine phosphatase SerB — protein: MSASQTSAAQTPEVPTLLVKIFGKDRPGITAGLFDTLAAYLVDVVDIEQVVTRGRLVLCALVTQPPAGLEGDLRATVHSWAESMKMQAEIISGLGDNRPRGLGRSLVTVLGHPLTAESTAAIADRIAKAGGNIDRIFRLAKYPVTAVEFAVSGVETEPLRTALVTDAAALGVDVAVVAAGLHRRAQRLVVMDVDSTLIQDEVIELFAAHAGCEDKVAEVTAAAMRGELDFEQSLHARVALLEGLEASVVEKVRNEVRLTPGARTLIRTLKRLGYQVGVVSGGFTQVTDDLKERLGLDFAQANTLEIVDGKLTGRVTGEIVDRAGKARLLRRFAAEAGVPLSQTVAIGDGANDLDMLNAAGLGVAFNAKPVVREAAHTAVNFPFLDTVLYLLGVTREEVEAADTHDED